The following coding sequences are from one Dromaius novaehollandiae isolate bDroNov1 chromosome 24, bDroNov1.hap1, whole genome shotgun sequence window:
- the PANK4 gene encoding 4'-phosphopantetheine phosphatase isoform X1, with product MPMRSSKEWVAIKMAERGGRGSGGHGSLDKSITLPPDEIFRNLENAKRFAIDIGGSLTKLAYYSTVQHKVARVRSFDHSGKDIEHEPLYEISVQEEITARLHFIKFENTYIETCLDFIKDHLVNTETKVIKATGGGAYKFKDLIEKKLGLKVDKEDVMTCLIKGCNFVLKNIPHEVFAYQKDSDTEFRFQTNHPNIFPYLLVNIGSGVSIVKVETEDKFEWIGGSSIGGGTFWGLGALLTKTKKFDELLQLASKGQHTNVDMLVKDVYGGAYQTLGLSGNLIASSFGKSTTADKEFSKEDMAKSLLHMISNDIGQLACLYAKLHNLDKIYFGGFFIRGHPVTMRTITYSINFFSKGEVQALFLRHEGYLGAIGAFLKGAEQDNPNQYSWGENYAGSSGLMSTSPDIFPMQRTRSGTFDMFEMDRLERPLVNLPLLKDPSTYIPDTVDLTDDAMARKYWLTCFEEALDGVAKRAAASQPDSIDASERAEKFRQKYWNKLQTLRQQPFAYGTLTVRSLLDTREHCLNEFNFPDPYSKVKQKENGIALKCFQSVIESLDSLGWEERQFALVKGLLAGNVFDWGAKAVSDVLESEPQFGFEEAKSKLQERPWLEDSYSQWLERLKEGPPHRCALIFADNSGIDIILGVFPFVRELLSRGTEVILACNSGPALNDVTYSESLIVTERIAAMDPVIQSALREEKLLLVQTGSSSPCLDLSRLDKGLAVLVRERETDLVIIEGMGRAIHTNYYAALKCESLKLAVIKNSWLADRLGGKIFSVIFKYEVPCK from the exons ATGCCGATGAGGTCAAGCAAAGAGTGGGTTGCGATCAAAatggcggagcggggcgggcgagGTAGCGGCGGTCATGGCAGCCTGGACAAGAGCATCACCCTTCCGCCTGACGAAATCTTTCGCAATTTGGAGAACGCCAAGCGTTTCGCCATAGACATCG GTGGCTCATTAACCAAATTGGCTTATTATTCAACTGTACAGCATAAAGTAGCAAGAGTGAGATCCTTTGATCATTCTGGAAAG gacatAGAACATGAACCTTTATATGAAATATCAGTTCAGGAGGAGATTACAGCTCGACTTCACTTCATTAAATTTGAAAACACTTATATTGAAACCTGCCTAGATTTCATCAAAGACCATCTAGTCAATACAGAGACAAAAGTAATCAAAGCTACAGGTGGCGGCGCCTATAAATTTAAAGATCTTATTGAGAAGAAGTTGGGGTTGAA AGTAGATAAAGAAGATGTAATGACCTGCCTAATTAAAGGATGCAACTTTGTGCTAAAGAACATACCGCATGAAGTGTTTGCATACCAGAAAGATTCGGATACGGAATTTCGATTTCAGACAAACCACCCGAATATTTTCCCGTATTTACTAGTCAATATTGGCTCTGGGGTTTCTATAgtgaag GTAGAAACAGAAGACAAATTTGAATGGATTGGAGGGAGCTCAATTGGAGGAGGGACCTTCTGGGGTCTTGGAGCACTGCTCACAAAAACAAAG aAATTTGATGAATTGCTGCAGCTCGCTTCAAAGGGACAGCACACAAATGTAGACATGCTGGTGAAAGATGTGTACGGAGGGGCCTACCAGACCCTGGGGCTAAGCGGAAATCTAATAGCTAGCAGCTTCGGGAAATCTACTACAGCAGATAAAG AATTTTCCAAAGAAGATATGGCAAAAAGTTTACTACATATGATCAGCAACGACATTGGCCAACTTGCCTGCCTCTATGCCAAGCTCCATAACttagataaaatatattttggaggATTCTTTATTCGGGGTCACCCTGTTACCATGCGCACAATAACCTACAGCATCAACTTCTTCTCCAAg GGAGAGGTTCAGGCATTGTTCCTGAGACATGAAGGCTACCTGGGAGCCATTGGGGCATTTTTAAAAGGAGCTGAACAAGACA atCCAAACCAGTATAGCTGGGGAGAGAATTATGCTGGGAGTTCTGGTCTTATGAGTACATCACCTGATATTTTCCCCATGCAGAGAACAAGGAGTGGTACA TTTGACATGTTCGAAATGGATAGGTTGGAGAGACCACTTGTTAACCTGCCACTGCTGAAGGACCCATCCACCTATATTCCAGACACTGTCGACCTCACAGATGATGCCATGGCCAGAAAATACTGGCTCACTTGCTTTGAAGAGGCATTGGATGGG GTAGCAAAGCGTGCTGCAGCCAGTCAACCAGACTCTATTGATGCATCTGAGAGAGCTGAAAAGTTCCGACAGAAATACTGGAATAAGCTCCAGACACTCAGGCAGCAGCCTTT TGCATATGGTACCTTAACAGTTAGAAGTCTGTTGGATACAAGGGAACACTGTTTAAATGAATTCAATTTTCCAGATCCCTACTCAAAG gtaaagcagaaagaaaatggcatagccttaaaatgttttcaaagcgTAATCGAATCTTTGGATTCATTAGGCTGGGAGGAGAGGCAGTTTGCTCTGGTGAAAGGACTTCTTGCGGGGAATGTCTTTGACTGGGGAGCAAAAGCAGTCTCAGA TGTTCTGGAATCTGAGCCACAGTTTGGATTTGAAGAAGCCAAGTCAAAACTGCAAG AACGTCCTTGGTTAGAAGATTCCTACAGTCAATGGCTAGAGCGACTGAAG GAGGGTCCCCCTCATAGATGTGCCTTAATTTTCGCAGATAACAGTGGCATAGACATAATTTTAGGAGTCTTTCCTTTTGTCAGAGAGCTCCTCTCTAGAGGGACAGAG gttATATTGGCTTGTAACTCTGGCCCTGCCTTAAATGATGTCACCTACAGTGAATCCCTGATTGTTACTGAGAGAATAGCAGCAATGGACCCAGTCATTCA ATCTGCCTTGAGGGAAGAGAAGCTGCTGTTGGTCCAGACAGGTTCAAGTTCTCCATGTCTAGATCTAAG CCGCCTGGATAAAGGTTTGGCTGTGCTGGTCAGAGAACGGGAGACGGACTTGGTTATCATTGAAGGCATGGGTCGTGCTATCCACACAAATTATTACGCGGCTTTGAAGTGTGAGAGCCTCAAGCTTGCTGTTATCAAAAACTCCTGGCTTGCTGATCGTCTTGGAGGGAAAATTTTCAGTGTCATTTTTAAGTATGAAGTGCCATGTAAATGA
- the LOC112981116 gene encoding probable glutamate receptor, with translation MDRGLHFMLCVITTMLLLRESSHTGTSKNGDAGSKSTDPEGPEEDLPTLTVTTILEDPYVMVRSAELEGYCIDLLKALAAMLHFSYKVKVVGDGQYGAISSKGNWTGMIGEIMRQEADIAVAPLTVTSAREEVVSFTTPFLQTGIGILLRKDTISQEMPLFHFLAPFSKETWTGLLFAYVLTCLCLFLVARLSPCEWNEPKNEENHFTFLNSLWFGAGALALQGVVTPRPRALSVRVIAAIWWLFTIALLAAYIANFTALLSSGSEQLPIQTFEDLVKQRELEFGTLDGSSTFYFFKNSKNPIHQLIYEYMDKRRDYVLVKTYQEAVQRVMESNYAFIGESVSQDLAAARHCNLIRAPEVIGARGFGIATTKASLWTKKLSIAVLKLRESGDLDYLRNKWWESSCLHKSRDRWSPLQPQALGGLFLTLAIGLALGVIAAVVELSNKSRHTAGHIKKSCCSIFTEEICTRLHIKENTRQSQETSGKANA, from the exons AGCACTGACCCAGAAGGGCCAGAAGAGGATCTTCCAACTTTGACTGTCACCACAATCCTG GAAGATCCCTATGTCATGGTGAGAAGTGCAGAACTGGAGGGATACTGCATTGATTTGCTGAAAGCACTTGCTGCAATGCTTCACTTCAGCTATAAGGTGAAGGTGGTGGGAGATGGGCAGTACGGTGCCATCTCTTCCAAAGGCAACTGGACAGGGATGATTGGCGAGATCATGAGACAG GAAGCAGACATTGCGGTGGCTCCCTTGACAGTCACATCAGCAAGGGAAGAGGTGGTCTCCTTCACCACACCATTCCTGCAGACTGGGATTGGAATCTTGCTTCGAAAGGATACCATCTCTCAGGAGATGCCTCTCTTCCATTTCCTGGCTCCCTTCAGTAAGGAGACCTGGACTGGCCTCTTATTTGCTTATGTGCTGACATGCCTCTGCCTCTTTCTTGTTGCCAG ACTGAGCCCCTGTGAGTGGAATGAGCCAAAGAATGAAGAAAACCACTTCACCTTCCTAAATAGCCTCTGGTTTGGAGCAGGAGCACTTGCACTGCAAG GTGTGGTCACGCCTCGGCCCAGAGCGCTCTCTGTGCGGGTCATTGCTGCCATCTGGTGGCTGTTCACCATAGCCTTGCTGGCTGCCTACATCGCCAACTTCACCGCTCTGCTGAGCTCTGGCAGCGAACAGCTCCCAATCCAGACTTTTGAAGATCTTGTGAAGCAAAGGGAGCTTGAGTTTGGGACACTGGACGGCTCCTCCACCTTCTACTTCTTCAAG AACTCCAAGAATCCTATCCATCAGCTGATCTATGAATATATGGACAAGAGACGAGACTATGTTTTAGTCAAAACCTACCAGGAAGCAGTTCAACGTGTGATGGAATCAAATTATGCCTTCATTGGTGAATCAGTCTCTCAAGACCTTGCAGCAGCCAGGCACTGCAATTTGATCAGGGCCCCTGAAGTTATTGGAGCCAGAGGATTTGGCATTGCCACTACAAAGG CATCGCTGTGGACTAAGAAGCTCTCCATTGCTGTCCTCAAACTGCGTGAGTCAGGTGATCTTGACTACCTACGTAACAAGTGGTGGGagagcagctgccttcacaaaagTCGAGACAGATGGAGTCCTCTGCAGCCCCAAGCGCTAGGTGGGCTCTTTCTTACTCTTGCCATTGGTCTTGCATTGGGAGTGATTGCAGCTGTGGTGGAGCTGTCAAATAAGAGCAGACATACTGCTGGTCACATAAAG aaatcttGTTGCTCtattttcacagaagaaatatGCACTCGTTTACATATAAAGGAAAATACAAGACAAAGCCAAGAGACTTCAGGGAAGGCAAATGCTTAA
- the HES5 gene encoding transcription factor HES-5 translates to MAPNALSLEILTPKEKNRLRKPIVEKLRRDRINSSIEQLKLLLEKEFQRLQPNSKLEKADILEMTVSYLKYSQASSKSLQQDYSEGYAWCLKEALQFLSLHSANTETQMKLLYHFQRSQAIPKDSGSSSVPTSTHQPSAKQAALKPSCNLWRPW, encoded by the exons ATGGCACCCAATGCTCTCTCCCTGGAAATCCTAACACCCAAGGAAAAGAACAGA CTCAGGAAGCCAATTGTAGAGAAACTGCGTCGTGACCGAATTAACAGCAGCATTGAGCAGCTGAAACTGCTCTTGGAGAAGGAGTTCCAGAGACTCCAGCCCAACTCCAAGCTGGAGAAAGCCGACATCCTGGAAATGACTGTCAGCTACCTGAAATACAGCCAAG CATCTTCCAAAAGCCTACAGCAGGATTATAGTGAAGGGTATGCCTGGTGCCTCAAAGAAGCTCTGCAATTCTTGTCTCTTCATTCAGCAAACACAGAAACTCAAATGAAACTGCTCTACCATTTCCAGAGGTCACAAGCAATACCCAAGGACTCTGGTTCATCTTCTGTGCCCACTTCcacccaccagccctctgcaaaACAAGCAGCACTGAAACCCTCCTGCAACCTCTGGAGGCCTTGGTAG
- the PANK4 gene encoding 4'-phosphopantetheine phosphatase isoform X2 has translation MPMRSSKEWVAIKMAERGGRGSGGHGSLDKSITLPPDEIFRNLENAKRFAIDIGGSLTKLAYYSTVQHKVARVRSFDHSGKDIEHEPLYEISVQEEITARLHFIKFENTYIETCLDFIKDHLVNTETKVIKATGGGAYKFKDLIEKKLGLKVDKEDVMTCLIKGCNFVLKNIPHEVFAYQKDSDTEFRFQTNHPNIFPYLLVNIGSGVSIVKKFDELLQLASKGQHTNVDMLVKDVYGGAYQTLGLSGNLIASSFGKSTTADKEFSKEDMAKSLLHMISNDIGQLACLYAKLHNLDKIYFGGFFIRGHPVTMRTITYSINFFSKGEVQALFLRHEGYLGAIGAFLKGAEQDNPNQYSWGENYAGSSGLMSTSPDIFPMQRTRSGTFDMFEMDRLERPLVNLPLLKDPSTYIPDTVDLTDDAMARKYWLTCFEEALDGVAKRAAASQPDSIDASERAEKFRQKYWNKLQTLRQQPFAYGTLTVRSLLDTREHCLNEFNFPDPYSKVKQKENGIALKCFQSVIESLDSLGWEERQFALVKGLLAGNVFDWGAKAVSDVLESEPQFGFEEAKSKLQERPWLEDSYSQWLERLKEGPPHRCALIFADNSGIDIILGVFPFVRELLSRGTEVILACNSGPALNDVTYSESLIVTERIAAMDPVIQSALREEKLLLVQTGSSSPCLDLSRLDKGLAVLVRERETDLVIIEGMGRAIHTNYYAALKCESLKLAVIKNSWLADRLGGKIFSVIFKYEVPCK, from the exons ATGCCGATGAGGTCAAGCAAAGAGTGGGTTGCGATCAAAatggcggagcggggcgggcgagGTAGCGGCGGTCATGGCAGCCTGGACAAGAGCATCACCCTTCCGCCTGACGAAATCTTTCGCAATTTGGAGAACGCCAAGCGTTTCGCCATAGACATCG GTGGCTCATTAACCAAATTGGCTTATTATTCAACTGTACAGCATAAAGTAGCAAGAGTGAGATCCTTTGATCATTCTGGAAAG gacatAGAACATGAACCTTTATATGAAATATCAGTTCAGGAGGAGATTACAGCTCGACTTCACTTCATTAAATTTGAAAACACTTATATTGAAACCTGCCTAGATTTCATCAAAGACCATCTAGTCAATACAGAGACAAAAGTAATCAAAGCTACAGGTGGCGGCGCCTATAAATTTAAAGATCTTATTGAGAAGAAGTTGGGGTTGAA AGTAGATAAAGAAGATGTAATGACCTGCCTAATTAAAGGATGCAACTTTGTGCTAAAGAACATACCGCATGAAGTGTTTGCATACCAGAAAGATTCGGATACGGAATTTCGATTTCAGACAAACCACCCGAATATTTTCCCGTATTTACTAGTCAATATTGGCTCTGGGGTTTCTATAgtgaag aAATTTGATGAATTGCTGCAGCTCGCTTCAAAGGGACAGCACACAAATGTAGACATGCTGGTGAAAGATGTGTACGGAGGGGCCTACCAGACCCTGGGGCTAAGCGGAAATCTAATAGCTAGCAGCTTCGGGAAATCTACTACAGCAGATAAAG AATTTTCCAAAGAAGATATGGCAAAAAGTTTACTACATATGATCAGCAACGACATTGGCCAACTTGCCTGCCTCTATGCCAAGCTCCATAACttagataaaatatattttggaggATTCTTTATTCGGGGTCACCCTGTTACCATGCGCACAATAACCTACAGCATCAACTTCTTCTCCAAg GGAGAGGTTCAGGCATTGTTCCTGAGACATGAAGGCTACCTGGGAGCCATTGGGGCATTTTTAAAAGGAGCTGAACAAGACA atCCAAACCAGTATAGCTGGGGAGAGAATTATGCTGGGAGTTCTGGTCTTATGAGTACATCACCTGATATTTTCCCCATGCAGAGAACAAGGAGTGGTACA TTTGACATGTTCGAAATGGATAGGTTGGAGAGACCACTTGTTAACCTGCCACTGCTGAAGGACCCATCCACCTATATTCCAGACACTGTCGACCTCACAGATGATGCCATGGCCAGAAAATACTGGCTCACTTGCTTTGAAGAGGCATTGGATGGG GTAGCAAAGCGTGCTGCAGCCAGTCAACCAGACTCTATTGATGCATCTGAGAGAGCTGAAAAGTTCCGACAGAAATACTGGAATAAGCTCCAGACACTCAGGCAGCAGCCTTT TGCATATGGTACCTTAACAGTTAGAAGTCTGTTGGATACAAGGGAACACTGTTTAAATGAATTCAATTTTCCAGATCCCTACTCAAAG gtaaagcagaaagaaaatggcatagccttaaaatgttttcaaagcgTAATCGAATCTTTGGATTCATTAGGCTGGGAGGAGAGGCAGTTTGCTCTGGTGAAAGGACTTCTTGCGGGGAATGTCTTTGACTGGGGAGCAAAAGCAGTCTCAGA TGTTCTGGAATCTGAGCCACAGTTTGGATTTGAAGAAGCCAAGTCAAAACTGCAAG AACGTCCTTGGTTAGAAGATTCCTACAGTCAATGGCTAGAGCGACTGAAG GAGGGTCCCCCTCATAGATGTGCCTTAATTTTCGCAGATAACAGTGGCATAGACATAATTTTAGGAGTCTTTCCTTTTGTCAGAGAGCTCCTCTCTAGAGGGACAGAG gttATATTGGCTTGTAACTCTGGCCCTGCCTTAAATGATGTCACCTACAGTGAATCCCTGATTGTTACTGAGAGAATAGCAGCAATGGACCCAGTCATTCA ATCTGCCTTGAGGGAAGAGAAGCTGCTGTTGGTCCAGACAGGTTCAAGTTCTCCATGTCTAGATCTAAG CCGCCTGGATAAAGGTTTGGCTGTGCTGGTCAGAGAACGGGAGACGGACTTGGTTATCATTGAAGGCATGGGTCGTGCTATCCACACAAATTATTACGCGGCTTTGAAGTGTGAGAGCCTCAAGCTTGCTGTTATCAAAAACTCCTGGCTTGCTGATCGTCTTGGAGGGAAAATTTTCAGTGTCATTTTTAAGTATGAAGTGCCATGTAAATGA